In Desulfosporosinus youngiae DSM 17734, the genomic stretch AGCGGCAGTACAATGAGAGCGAGGGGAAATTGTGGCACATGAACCAGTTAAAATCACCGTTGAGATATTTGGAGAAAAGCATGTGGTCCGCGGTGAGGGAACAGCATCCTATATCCAAGGGTTAGCGCATGAAGTTGATAAAAAGATGCGCTTGATCGCTCAACGGCTACCTCGCTTGAGTGTTCACCAGACCGCAGTTCTGACTGCTTTGAATTTAGCC encodes the following:
- a CDS encoding cell division protein ZapA; protein product: MAHEPVKITVEIFGEKHVVRGEGTASYIQGLAHEVDKKMRLIAQRLPRLSVHQTAVLTALNLADELAKLREEQETLMQLLGEKTE